In the genome of Desulfovibrio legallii, the window TATCCCGGATGCAGCGCAGCACGTTGCCGTAGTTGCTGAACACGAGCCGCGCCAGGACGATGAGGGTAAAAAGCATCCAGACGTAGCAGGAGAGCAGCGAGGCGTGCCCCGGTATGCCCTTGATGCCCAGCGAACCGTTGGTGATGCTGGTGGCGTTGACGATGAGCACGCGGATGATCTCCGCAAAGCCCAGGGTGGCGATGCCCAGGTAGTCGTCGCCCAGGCGCAGCACGGGCACGGCGATGATGAAGGCAAAAACCGCCGCCACCAGCCCGCCGGCCAGCACCGAGACCCAGAAGGGCGTCATGAGCTCGGAGAAAGGCCAGATGATGGGTTCCAGAATCCACATCATCTCTTTCTGCTCCGGCGGCAGAATGCAGAGCGCCGAAACATAGGCCCCAATGGCGATAAAACCCGCGTGCCCCAGCGAAAAGAGCCCGGTAAAGCCGTAGATAAGGTTGAGCGAAAGGGCCAGGATGGCGTTGATGAAAATGAGCTTCGCAATATAGATCTGGTAGTCGCCGAGGAAGCTCTCCGCCTGCCAGAGAACGCAGGCCCCCGCCAGCATGAGGGCGATGCTCAGGATTGTGCTGGTGTTCAGGCGCATCAGATTTTCTCCTCCAGGCTTTCGCCGAGGAGGCCCGTGGGCTTGAACAGCAGCACGAGCACCAGCAGCACAAAGGCGAAGGCGTCGCGATAGCCCGAAAGCTCCGGCATGAAGGCCACGGTCATGATTTCCACAAAGCCCAGAGCCACCCCGCCGATGACCGCGCCCTGAATGGAGCCGATGCCCCCGAACACGGCGGCGATAAAGGCTTTCAGCCCCGGCATGATGCCCATATACGGATGCACCTGCGGGTAGCGCAGGGCCCACATGATGCCGGAGGCCGCAGCCAGAGCCGAGCCGATGCAGAAGGTCAGGGCGATGATGTTGTCCACCCGCACGCCCAGGAGGCGCGTGGTCTCAATGTCCTTGGAAATGGCCCGCATGGCCAGGCCGGGCTTGGTGCGGTAGACCACATAGAGCAGAATGCCCACCAGCACGATGGTCATGGAAGGCACAAAGGCCGTGAGGGGCAGAATGCGCACGCCGCCCACCTGCCATTCCGAAACCAGCCATTCGGGCTGCAGCACGGGCCGGGGCTGGCCGGTAAAGACCACCACGGCCAGACTTTCAATAAAAAAGGACACGGCAATGGCGCTGATGAGCGCCGAAATGCGCGGGGCGTCGCGCAGGGGGCGGTAGGCCACCCGTTCAATGATGACGCCAAGGAGACTCGCGCCCGCCACGGAAACCACGGCCGCCACGCCCCAGGGCCAGCCGAAGGCGAACGTGCCGAAAAAGACGAAGTAGGCCCCCACCATCAGGATGTCGCCGTGGGCGAAGTTGATGAGCCGCAGAATGCCGTAAACCATGGTGTAGCCGATGGCGATCAGGGCATAGAGCGAGCCCAGGGTGAGGGCGTTGAAACAGTGCTGCAAAAACATGTCAAGGCTCATGAGCCACCTCGGCGCGGCCCCGCGAGGCAACGGGCGCAAAGCGCCCCGCTTCGGCCGGGCAGCGGCAGAAAGAGAAAAAACGCCCCGCGGCGATTGCCGCCGCGGGGCCGGAAAGGGAGCGGTTTATTTGGGCGTCACTTCGCCCACATACACGCGCTTGCCGCCCTTGTACTCAATGATGCCCACGGGCATTTCGGCATCGTGGGTTTTGTTGATGGTCAGCGAGCCCAGTGCGGTGGGCAGATTCTTGGTTTCGGCCAGGGCCGTGGCAATGGCTTCGGGCTTGGCGGAATTGGCGCGCTTGATGGCGTCGATGATCAGGAAGTAAGTGTTGTAGCCCAGCGCGCCGTTAACGTTGGTTTCCTTTTCAGGATAGGCGGCCTTCCAGGCTTCGGTAAAGCGCTTGGCTTCGGCGCTCATGTTGGGCATCTGGGGGTCGTAAGGGAAGGTGGTGTGCAAAAAGCCTTCCGCGGCCTTGCCGCCCAGCTTGAGGGTATCGGGGTTATCCATGGCGTCCGCGCCCATAAGGCGGAACTTGGCCCCCAGCTCGCGGGCCTGCTTCATGATGATGGCGCCTTCGGCAAAATAGGCGGGCATGAAGACGATATCGGGCTTTTTGGCGATAAGCTCGGTGAGCTGAGCCGTAAAGTCCTGGTCGCCGGAGCTGTATTTGAGGTTGGCCACCACTTCGCCGCCCAGCTTCTTGAAGGAGCGGGTGAAGAAGCTGGAAAGGCCCACGGCGTAGTCGTTGGTCATGTCCATGAGCACGGCGGCCTTTTTGAAGCCCAGGGTCTCATAGGCATAGGTGGCCGCGGCCGCGCCCTGATAGGGATCGATGAAGCAGGCGCGGAAATAGTATTTCTTGCCCTGGGTCACCAGCGGATTGGTGCAGGAGGTGCCCACGCCGGGAACCTTGGCCTTTTCGGCCACTTCGGCCCCGGCCATGGCCAGGGAGGAGCCGTAGGTGCCGATAAGGGCCACCACTTTGTCGCGCTCCACCAGGCGCTTCACGGCGTTGGCGGCTTCAACCTTGTCGGACTTGTTGTCCACCACCACCAGATCCACGGGGCGGCCCAGCACGGTGGGCATTTCCTTGTGCGCCAGGCGCACGCCTTCCAGCTCCAACTGACCGCCGAAGGCGTTCTGCCCGGTCAGGGGGAGGTATACGCCGATTTTGACGGGGCCGGCTTCAGCGGCCTGGGCCTGGCCCGCCACGCCGAAGGACAGCGCCAGCCCGGCCAGCGCCACAAGCAGTTTACCCAATTTCATCCTTCTCCCTCCGATAATTGTGGTTCCTGCCGGCCTCAAAGCAAGACCGGCCGTTGGCGGTACTCTACGCCAGATAGGGGGCGACCGCAATTGTTCCGCCCCGTTGGCGTCACAAAATCTCCGCACGCGCCCCGGCGCGCCTCAGTCCGCCGCAGCCAGATAGCGGGCAAACAGCCGCGGGCCGGGGCGCGAAAAGCGCTCCCACTCCGCCGTCAGGGCCAAGCCCGGCGCAAGAGCCCGCACCACGGGCAGGCCCAGGTCCGCACGGGTCAGCTCCACATACAAAGGCCGCCGCCCCTGGGCCGTCAGCGTTTCCTCCAGCAGGCGCAGCGCCGCCGCGGGCGAAGGCAGGCTCAGGTCCGGCAGGTCTTCCAGGTCGCGCACGGGCAGGCCCGCCAGGCCGGGGCCCGAAGGCCGGGGCGGCGCGCTCCGCAGCGGGGAATAGGGCCAGGGCGTTTCCGTCAGCGCGGCCAGAGCCGCCCGCGGGCCGCACAAATTGGCCCCGGTGGCGCGCACCACCGTCCCCTCCGGCCCCAGCACAAAACACTGATACACCGGCAGGCCCAGCTCCGTGGTCAGATCCTGAAACTGCACCCGGACGCCGCAGGCCGCGTAGTCCTCCAGCAGGGCCTGCAGGCGCGGATCCCGGCTGCGCAGGCAGAAGCAGCGCGTGCGCCGGTAGGGCGTGGTGGCCTCGGCATCGCGCTCGGCAATCTCCGTCAGCGCCGCCACCTTGGCCTCCTCCAGCGTATTGCCCGATGCCAGGCCCGTGGAGCCCCCGGCCAGAAACAGGGCCGGTTCATCCAGATTGCAGAACAAAAACACCGCCTGGGCCGGGACCAGCACCGTCGCACCCGCAGGGTCTCTGGCGGGCAGCCAGTGGAGGGGAAAATCCGTATACGGCGCTTCCAAGGGCAGCGCGTTGGGGTCCAGCGCCTCCCGCCCCTGGGCCCGCAGCTCCGAAAGCCGCGCCCGCACCAGGGGCAGCTCGGCCTTGCGGTCGGCAATGCGCCCCGCCGCCGCGCCGCCCTCCTCCACGCTCACATAGGCGCTGGCGCGCTCCACAATCTCCATGGCGCAGGAAGCCCTGGCCGCGGCCAGCGAGAGCCCGCGCCCGTAAGCCCTGGCCGTACCCCGCAGATTGTGGCGCACGGCCCCGTTGCGCACGCTCACGTCCACCCGCCAGTCGCGCAGCAGGGCAATGGGGGCCAGCGAGGCCTCATGGCGCATTTCCCGGCCCTCCACCAGCCCGGCTTCCATAAGGGCGTCCTGAGCGCGCAAAAATGTCTCCTGGGCCGGGGGCCGCCGCCAGGCCGGCCCGGAATCGGCCGCCAGCCGGGCGTGCAGCCGCCGGAGTTCCCCGGTCTGGGCCTCCATATCCGCCAGAACGGCGCGCAGCCGCTCTTCCGCAAAGAGGGGCGGCAGGTCGGTTTCGCCCCAGCGGGGCAAGGGGTGGTGCTCGCAGATATTGGCGCGGAACAGGGCGCTCCAGGCGGCAGCAGCGGCAAAGTCGGGCTGCGCGGCCGCGCGCAGATACACGGCCGGGGTGGCCTCCAGGGCCGCGTCCCGCGCCGTGGGCGGCAGGGCCGCCTCCAGGCCTTCCAGCCCCGGCAGAAGCAAGGCGCACTCCCGCAGCAGCGCGGCCAGGGCCGGACGCGGGCACCCCTCCGTGGCCGGGTCCGTGCAGCGGGCGGCCAGGGCGTGCAGATCCTCCGGACTTTTTTCGCCCAGCAGACGCAGAAGATGCAGATGGAGAAAATCGTCCCACGGCGTGGCTTCCAGGCGCTCCAGCGCGGCCTCGAAGCTGAGGGATGCGGGGGGCACGCAGGCGAAGTAGCCTGTGGTGGCCTGGGTGCGCTCGTGGGTATAGGCGTAGTCCAGCGGCTCCGGGGCAGCGCCGGCGGAAGGGATATGGTGGCTCATAAACGCTGTGCCCTTGCAGCTCTTGCGCCGGGGACGCGCGCACCGCGGCTCCAAGGCCCTAGTTTGCCGCCGCGCAAAGGCCGCGGCCATGACCGCCGCCCCACGGCAAGGGCCGCGGCACAAAAAAAGGCGGACCGTACAGACCCGCCCAGACGCTTTTCCGTCACTGATCCGGCCCCGGAGACGCCAGCGGAACCGGCAGAACGCCCGGGCCGCAACAGGAACCGCCTTCCGTCGCCCCGGCAGCCTTCCGCAGCCTTCTTGCGGGCCGCAGCCGGATTGCGGGCCGCGCCGGGCAGAAGTCCGGGGCAAGGCCCGTGCGCGAGGGCCGCCCCGCCTTGCTCTGCTGAGCGCTGCGGCGCGGCCCTCGCGACCATATTAACGTTTGGAGTACTGGTACCGGGCGCGGGCTGCGCGCAGACCGTACTTTTTACGCTCTTTCTTGCGGGCGTCGCGGGTGAGGAACCCGGCCTTCTTGAGCATGGGCCGCAGGGCGGGGTCCACGGCCAGCAGGGCGCGGGAAATGCCGTGGCGCACGGCCTCGGCCTGGCCGCTCACGCCGCCGCCGGCCACGTTAACGCGCACGTCCAGCTTCTCGGCCAGCTTGGAAAGAACCAGGGGCTGGCGGATGATCATCTGGAGGGTCTTGCGCGGGAAGTATTCCTCAAACGCGCGGCCATTGACCACAATGGCCCCGGAACCGGCGTAGACGCGGGTGCGGGCCGTGGCGGTCTTGCGGCGGCCGGTGCCGTATTCAAATTTTTCGCTCATGGCGTTCTCCGTCCTTGGCTAGTGCGTCAGGGTCAGCGGCTGCGGGTTCTGGGCCGCATGGGGATGCTCGGCCCCGGCATAGATCTTGAGTTTCTTGAGCATGGCCCGGCCCAGGCGGTTCTTGGGCAGCATGCCGCGCACGGCGGACATAAGCGCCCGGTCGGGGTGCTGGGCCAGCACGTCGCCGAGCACGGTGGTCTTAAGACCGCCCACCCAGCCGGAATGCCGGTAGTACTTTTTGTCCTGCAGCTTGTTGCCGGTGACCTTGATCTTCTCGCAGTTGACCACCACGATGAAGTCCCCGTTGTCCATATGCGGGGCGAACTCGGGCTTGTGCTTGCCGCGCAGGCGGTGGGCGATCTGGCTGGCCAGACGGCCGAGCACCTGATCCTGAGCGTCCACCACAAACCACTGGCGGTTGATGTCCTTGGGGGTGGGGCTGAACGTTTTCATGGGAATGACTCCTCACTCTGCAAATATCGGCGGCCGTCAGGCAGCTTGGCGTTTCAAACCCGCGATGCGCCGCCCAACGGGGAATGACGACAGTATCGCAGCAAAGGAAGCTTCAATACAGCAAAACGCGCCGGCGTGTCAAGGGGCGGAACGCCTTTTGCGCGCCGCAAGGGGCGCGGGCCCCACACGGGCCCGGCCTGCCCGGCCCGAAGCGGAAGCGATGCGTCCCCCCCCGGCCGAAAGCGCTGCGAAGCGCTTGAGCTTTACACCATGAGACCCTATACTGCCAACTGTTTTTTGTCGGCATACCGGGAGGCCCCCATGCCCGTCATCCGCAAGAGTCTGCTGGAGCTCATCTTTTCCGGCGCGTATCTGCTGCGCTGGAACGACAAGCTGCGCCCCGTGGAGCTGCTTGAAATCGACAAGCAGGCCCACAAGATGCTGCTGGCCTGCGTGCTCTGGCACGAATACAGCCGCGGCGCGGACACGGCCCGGCGCGTGGCCCTGGCCACGGAAATCGTCGAAGGGGGCCTTTTTGACTACTTCTACCGGGCCATCATCACAGACATCAAGCCGCCCATCTATTATCGGATCAAGGAAAACCCCCGCCAGTTCCGTGAGCTTACCGAGCACGTCCTGCAGCGCCTGGCGCCTTCTCTGGCCCCCCTGGGCCCTTTCTGGAAGCGCATGCGCGCCTGGCACCTGAACCCGGACGAAGAAAGCCCGGCCCGGCGCATCCTCACCGCCGCCCACCTCTATGCCTCCCAGTGGGAATTCCGGCTCATCGAACCTTGCAACGCCCCCTTTGACGACGAGATGGGCGACATCGGCCAGTCCTTCCCCGACCGGCTGGACGGCTTTGCCGACCTGCCCGGCCTGGCCGCCATGCGCACCCCCCGCACGGCCCTGGCCCGGCTGGCCAACCTCTGCGGGCAGCTGCGCTTCCAGATCCGCTGGACACAGGCCCCGCGCATCCCTTCCACCTCCGTGCTGGGGCACATGTTCATTGTGGCCTGCCTGGCCTATTTTTTCAGCCTCACGGTCAAGGCCTGCCCGGCCAGGGCCGACAACAACTTCTTCTGCGGCCTGTTCCACGACCTGCCCGAAGTCCTCACCCGCGACATCATCTCGCCCGTCAAGCAATCCGTGGCCAGCTTGCCCCCGCTCATCAAAGAATATGAAGAAGCGGAGCTGGAGCGCCGCTTGTTCGCCCCCCTGCGGGACGAAGGCTTTACCGGCCTGGTGGACCACATCGCCTACTTTCTCGGTCTGGAAGTGGGCTCGGAATTTCAGGAATGCGTCCGCCGCCAGGGCCGCGTCCTTGCTCTGGACGACTTCAACGCCCTGCAGCGCGAAGGCAACACGGACGATCAGGACCCCAAGGACGGCCGCCTGCTCAAAGACTGCGACAACCTTGCCGCTTTTCTGGAGGCCCACAGCTCCATCCGCAACGGGGTTTCCTCGCCGCATCTGCTGGAGGCGCGCGTGCGCCTGCTCACCCGCCTGCGCGAAAGCCCCCTCGCCTGCCTTAATCTGGACGCCCTGCTGGCGGATTTTGACTGACCATGCGCCGCTGCCCTGCCCCCCCCTTCGCCGCCCTGCTGGCGGCCCTGCTGCCCCTGATCTTCCTCTGGGCGGCCCGCCCGGCCACGGCCCTGACCATCGCCAAGGGCGTGCCCTTCTACGCCAGGGACATGGAATACTATTACCAGGAAAAACGCGCCGAAACCCTGCCCGGCATCCTGCGCACCTTTGACGCCCAGGGCGTGCTTGCCGACAGCCGCAAACAACTGACCCTGGCCGCCTTTCTGGCGGAAGTGCTGCGTCGCGACCCCACGGCCCGGCAGCGGCTCCTGCCGCCCCAGCCCGGCCTGAGCCGCGACGGCCGCCGCACCCTGGCCTGGACCGCGCACCTGGCCCTGCTGCCCGACGCCGCAACGCTGATCCACAGTCTGCTGCAGCCCGAAGAGGCCCTGCTGCAACGCCAGATTGCCGAGAGCCCGGCCCCCCTGCTGCGCTGGAACCTCTATGCGGAAAAGACCGTGCTCCAGATGTACTGGACCGCCTACTTCGCCTCCGGCGACACGGCCTATCTGGATCCCATTCTGGAAGCGGCCCTGCGCTACGCCAGGCTCAACGCCGCGGGCCTGCAAAAAGACCCGAACTTCCCCGTCTGCGCCGCCGCGGCCGCATCCCTCTATGATCTGGCCCCCCGCCACGCAGCGGTCAACGCCCGCGTGGCGCAGGCCCTTGACCGCTGCTCCGGCCCGGAGGCCGCAACCCTGCGCACCATCCTGCGCCGCTGAGCTTACACCGCCATGACCAACCAAACCACCAACTACGGCGTGCTGTTTGACCACGGCCGTCACGCCCGCATCGGCCTGCCCGAAGCCGTTTTCTGCCAGGGCAAGCCCCGCGAGGCCGTACTGGGCCTTTTGCGCGACCGCGCCGCCGACGCCGCACCCGTGCTGTTCACCAGGCTTGCGCCTGAGGTCTTTGCCGCCGCGCCTGAAGACCTCCGCGCCCGCTACAACTACCACCCCCTGTCCCGCACGGCCTTCACCCGGCCCCTGCCCCCCAAGCCACACGGCCGCGTCGCCCTGGTCTCCGCCGGCACGGCCGACGGCTCCGTGCTCTGGGAGGCCGCCCGCACCCTGGAATATCTCGGCATCACCCGCCTGGTGATTGAGGACAACGGCGTGGCCGGGCTCTGGCGCATCACCGCCAGCCTGCCGGATCTGGCCGCCGCCGACGCGATCATCGTAACGGCGGGCCTGGACGCGGCCCTGGCCTCGGTGGTAGGAGGGCTTACCCCCCGGCCGGTCTTCGCCGTGCCCACCTCCGTGGGTTACGGCATGGCCCGTCACGGCCAGACGGCCCTGGCCGCCATGCTGGTGAGCTGCGCGCCCGGCGTGGGCGTCATGAATATCGACAACGGCTACGGCGCGGCCTGCGCCGCGGCCAGGATCATCAATCTTCTCAACGACAAGGAATCCTCATGCCCCGGCAAACCCTGACGCCGCCTCAGGCCGCGACCGCCCGCGGCCGCCATGCCCCCGCCGCGCACGCGGAGGCCCACCCGCACCACGGGCCGGAGCCGGGCGCCCCCGACGAAAGCCCTGTCGGCGATGTGGTGCTGACTGTCCGGCCCGCCTCCGGCCTTTCCGGCGACATGCTCCTGAGCGGCCTGGCCGCCCTGCTGGGCCTGGACGCCCCGGCTCTGGACGCCCTGACGGAAGAGCTGCGCCTGCCCGCTCTGCGCGGCGTTTTGCGGCTGGAAGCACGGCAGGTCAACGGCATCGCCGGCGTGGGCTGCCGCATCCAGCTGCCCCACGAGCACAGTCACCGCAGCCTGGCGGACATCCTCGCCCTGCTGGACGCCAGCGCCCTGCCCGCCGCCGCCGCCGATCTGGCCCGCCAGGCCTTCACCGTCCTGGCCGCCGCCGAGGGCGCGGTACACGGCAAAAGCCCGGAGCAAGTGACCTTCCACGAAGTGGGCGCGCTGGACAGCATCCTGGATATCTGCCTCGCCTGCCGCCTGTTCACCCTGCTGGCCCCCCGGCGCTTTGTGTGCAGCCCCCTGCCCCTGGCCGACGGCACGGTGCACTGCGCCCACGGCTGCCTGCCCGCTCCGGCCCCGGCCGTGCTCCACATGCTGCAAGGCGTGGCCGTGCAAGGCTTTGACGGCCAGGGCGAAACCGTCACCCCCACCGCGCTCTGCCTGCTCAAAGCCTTCAGGGCCGATTTCGGGCCCTGGCCCGCCATGACCGTGCGCAAAAGCTGCATCAGCTATGGCGACAAAGTCTTCCCCCATGTGCCCAACGGCGCACTCTGGGCCCTGGGCACGGCCCTGTAAGGGGCGCCGCGCGCGGCTGCCTCCGGCGGCCAGAGGAGCGCGGCCCCCTTGGAACCCCATGACAACAGGAACGCTATGAACCCTGCCGCAACCACCGCCGCCCTGCTGCCCGACCGCCTGCGGGAAATTCTCCACGGCCTGCCGGTCTGCGCCGTGGCCCTTTCCGGCGGGCTGGACAGCCGCTTCCTCTGCCACGCGGCCCTGCTCTGCGGCTGCCGCGTGCTGGCAGTACACGCCGCAGGCCCGCACGTCCCCGCCCAGGAAAGCGCCGCCGCACAGGCCTGGGCGCAACAGCGGGGCCTGCCCCTGCTGCCGGTGCGCTATAATCCCCTGCCCTTGCCGGAAGTGGCCGCCAACAGCCGCCAGCGCTGCTATGACTGCAAACGCGGGCTCATCGCCGTGGTGCGGATAGTGCTGCCGCTGGCTCCGGCAGCGACGGCCCTGGCCCCCGTTCCGTCCGGCCCCTCGGCGCGGGCCGCCCCTCTTCCGCTCTGCGACGGCACCAACGCCGACGACATGACCGCCTTCCGCCCCGGGCTGCGGGCGCTTAAGGAAGGGGGCGTGCGCTCTCCCCTGGCCGAAGCGGGCCTCGCCAAGGACCACATCCGTCTTCTGGCCCGGCAGACCGGCCTGGACCAGCCTGACCAACGCGCCCGGCCCTGCCTGCTCACCCGTCTGGCTTACGGCCTGACGCCTACGGAAGACCTGCTGCGCCGCCTGGCCGCCGCCGAGACGGCCCTGGCCGCCCTGACCACGCCCAAGGCAGGGTCTTCGGCGGCCGTCGCTATGAAAAAAAATGCGAACAGGGCTGAGGAACCCG includes:
- the larC gene encoding nickel insertion protein, with the protein product MPRQTLTPPQAATARGRHAPAAHAEAHPHHGPEPGAPDESPVGDVVLTVRPASGLSGDMLLSGLAALLGLDAPALDALTEELRLPALRGVLRLEARQVNGIAGVGCRIQLPHEHSHRSLADILALLDASALPAAAADLARQAFTVLAAAEGAVHGKSPEQVTFHEVGALDSILDICLACRLFTLLAPRRFVCSPLPLADGTVHCAHGCLPAPAPAVLHMLQGVAVQGFDGQGETVTPTALCLLKAFRADFGPWPAMTVRKSCISYGDKVFPHVPNGALWALGTAL
- a CDS encoding translation initiation factor 2; protein product: MRRCPAPPFAALLAALLPLIFLWAARPATALTIAKGVPFYARDMEYYYQEKRAETLPGILRTFDAQGVLADSRKQLTLAAFLAEVLRRDPTARQRLLPPQPGLSRDGRRTLAWTAHLALLPDAATLIHSLLQPEEALLQRQIAESPAPLLRWNLYAEKTVLQMYWTAYFASGDTAYLDPILEAALRYARLNAAGLQKDPNFPVCAAAAASLYDLAPRHAAVNARVAQALDRCSGPEAATLRTILRR
- a CDS encoding HD domain-containing protein; its protein translation is MPVIRKSLLELIFSGAYLLRWNDKLRPVELLEIDKQAHKMLLACVLWHEYSRGADTARRVALATEIVEGGLFDYFYRAIITDIKPPIYYRIKENPRQFRELTEHVLQRLAPSLAPLGPFWKRMRAWHLNPDEESPARRILTAAHLYASQWEFRLIEPCNAPFDDEMGDIGQSFPDRLDGFADLPGLAAMRTPRTALARLANLCGQLRFQIRWTQAPRIPSTSVLGHMFIVACLAYFFSLTVKACPARADNNFFCGLFHDLPEVLTRDIISPVKQSVASLPPLIKEYEEAELERRLFAPLRDEGFTGLVDHIAYFLGLEVGSEFQECVRRQGRVLALDDFNALQREGNTDDQDPKDGRLLKDCDNLAAFLEAHSSIRNGVSSPHLLEARVRLLTRLRESPLACLNLDALLADFD
- a CDS encoding branched-chain amino acid ABC transporter permease codes for the protein MRLNTSTILSIALMLAGACVLWQAESFLGDYQIYIAKLIFINAILALSLNLIYGFTGLFSLGHAGFIAIGAYVSALCILPPEQKEMMWILEPIIWPFSELMTPFWVSVLAGGLVAAVFAFIIAVPVLRLGDDYLGIATLGFAEIIRVLIVNATSITNGSLGIKGIPGHASLLSCYVWMLFTLIVLARLVFSNYGNVLRCIRDNEIAARVMGINVFRYKVLSFCVGAFFAGVGGALLGSHLSTIDPKMFNFLLTFNVLMFVVAGGLGSLTGSLLGAAVITVLLEWLRAIEEPMDLGFIELPGIPGMRMVVFSLVLLGIILYRREGIMGARELTWKGLNALLRRGKA
- the larB gene encoding nickel pincer cofactor biosynthesis protein LarB; translated protein: MTNQTTNYGVLFDHGRHARIGLPEAVFCQGKPREAVLGLLRDRAADAAPVLFTRLAPEVFAAAPEDLRARYNYHPLSRTAFTRPLPPKPHGRVALVSAGTADGSVLWEAARTLEYLGITRLVIEDNGVAGLWRITASLPDLAAADAIIVTAGLDAALASVVGGLTPRPVFAVPTSVGYGMARHGQTALAAMLVSCAPGVGVMNIDNGYGAACAAARIINLLNDKESSCPGKP
- the rplM gene encoding 50S ribosomal protein L13 — its product is MKTFSPTPKDINRQWFVVDAQDQVLGRLASQIAHRLRGKHKPEFAPHMDNGDFIVVVNCEKIKVTGNKLQDKKYYRHSGWVGGLKTTVLGDVLAQHPDRALMSAVRGMLPKNRLGRAMLKKLKIYAGAEHPHAAQNPQPLTLTH
- a CDS encoding ABC transporter substrate-binding protein: MKLGKLLVALAGLALSFGVAGQAQAAEAGPVKIGVYLPLTGQNAFGGQLELEGVRLAHKEMPTVLGRPVDLVVVDNKSDKVEAANAVKRLVERDKVVALIGTYGSSLAMAGAEVAEKAKVPGVGTSCTNPLVTQGKKYYFRACFIDPYQGAAAATYAYETLGFKKAAVLMDMTNDYAVGLSSFFTRSFKKLGGEVVANLKYSSGDQDFTAQLTELIAKKPDIVFMPAYFAEGAIIMKQARELGAKFRLMGADAMDNPDTLKLGGKAAEGFLHTTFPYDPQMPNMSAEAKRFTEAWKAAYPEKETNVNGALGYNTYFLIIDAIKRANSAKPEAIATALAETKNLPTALGSLTINKTHDAEMPVGIIEYKGGKRVYVGEVTPK
- the rpsI gene encoding 30S ribosomal protein S9, which produces MSEKFEYGTGRRKTATARTRVYAGSGAIVVNGRAFEEYFPRKTLQMIIRQPLVLSKLAEKLDVRVNVAGGGVSGQAEAVRHGISRALLAVDPALRPMLKKAGFLTRDARKKERKKYGLRAARARYQYSKR
- a CDS encoding YcaO-like family protein; the encoded protein is MSHHIPSAGAAPEPLDYAYTHERTQATTGYFACVPPASLSFEAALERLEATPWDDFLHLHLLRLLGEKSPEDLHALAARCTDPATEGCPRPALAALLRECALLLPGLEGLEAALPPTARDAALEATPAVYLRAAAQPDFAAAAAWSALFRANICEHHPLPRWGETDLPPLFAEERLRAVLADMEAQTGELRRLHARLAADSGPAWRRPPAQETFLRAQDALMEAGLVEGREMRHEASLAPIALLRDWRVDVSVRNGAVRHNLRGTARAYGRGLSLAAARASCAMEIVERASAYVSVEEGGAAAGRIADRKAELPLVRARLSELRAQGREALDPNALPLEAPYTDFPLHWLPARDPAGATVLVPAQAVFLFCNLDEPALFLAGGSTGLASGNTLEEAKVAALTEIAERDAEATTPYRRTRCFCLRSRDPRLQALLEDYAACGVRVQFQDLTTELGLPVYQCFVLGPEGTVVRATGANLCGPRAALAALTETPWPYSPLRSAPPRPSGPGLAGLPVRDLEDLPDLSLPSPAAALRLLEETLTAQGRRPLYVELTRADLGLPVVRALAPGLALTAEWERFSRPGPRLFARYLAAAD
- a CDS encoding PP-loop family protein, with the translated sequence MNPAATTAALLPDRLREILHGLPVCAVALSGGLDSRFLCHAALLCGCRVLAVHAAGPHVPAQESAAAQAWAQQRGLPLLPVRYNPLPLPEVAANSRQRCYDCKRGLIAVVRIVLPLAPAATALAPVPSGPSARAAPLPLCDGTNADDMTAFRPGLRALKEGGVRSPLAEAGLAKDHIRLLARQTGLDQPDQRARPCLLTRLAYGLTPTEDLLRRLAAAETALAALTTPKAGSSAAVAMKKNANRAEEPALGDFRLRVTPEPLLQVQRLPAALRPQVEAILAAHGFAPCAIRLGDAVSGFYDQKDAV
- a CDS encoding branched-chain amino acid ABC transporter permease, encoding MSLDMFLQHCFNALTLGSLYALIAIGYTMVYGILRLINFAHGDILMVGAYFVFFGTFAFGWPWGVAAVVSVAGASLLGVIIERVAYRPLRDAPRISALISAIAVSFFIESLAVVVFTGQPRPVLQPEWLVSEWQVGGVRILPLTAFVPSMTIVLVGILLYVVYRTKPGLAMRAISKDIETTRLLGVRVDNIIALTFCIGSALAAASGIMWALRYPQVHPYMGIMPGLKAFIAAVFGGIGSIQGAVIGGVALGFVEIMTVAFMPELSGYRDAFAFVLLVLVLLFKPTGLLGESLEEKI